The following proteins are co-located in the Marinomonas profundi genome:
- a CDS encoding alpha/beta hydrolase family protein, translating into MALFEYFPNYVWNLSVSIAVESGARMGEIIDMCKPLREAAANGDDAGTVEFLQQWVKMADKLIGLADEDEAAGCYFSAGSKLKRAALYLMVAERMQGQGHPNRMETWRNAQAAFRKSIQLSQDNCEYVEVPLENGGTMPALYVRAPGEGPHPTVVYCNGLDSCKEMLYWSNLPQALAKRGISTLCVDQPGTGETLRTYGLPAVPNSEVWASKAVDWLEQQDDVDTARIGMTGISLGGHFAPRAVAFEPRFAAGAVWGANHNWAEVQQKRLKREGENPVPHYWAHVMWVFGATDMDDFFAKAEGMNLNGVMEKIQVPFLVTHGEKDRQISLDYAHQSYDQLINSPHREFKIFTEREGGVEHVGADNMSFGCDYIADWFAKTLGGKRG; encoded by the coding sequence ATGGCGTTATTTGAATATTTCCCAAATTATGTTTGGAACTTGTCTGTTTCTATTGCGGTAGAGAGCGGCGCTAGAATGGGCGAAATTATCGATATGTGTAAGCCACTGCGCGAAGCTGCGGCAAACGGTGACGACGCCGGCACTGTCGAGTTTCTCCAGCAGTGGGTGAAAATGGCGGACAAGCTTATTGGTCTGGCCGATGAAGATGAAGCGGCAGGCTGTTATTTTTCTGCTGGCAGTAAGTTAAAAAGAGCCGCTCTGTACCTGATGGTTGCTGAAAGAATGCAGGGCCAAGGTCACCCTAATCGCATGGAAACATGGCGCAATGCACAGGCTGCTTTTCGTAAAAGTATCCAACTTAGCCAAGACAATTGCGAATACGTTGAGGTGCCGTTGGAAAATGGTGGCACCATGCCAGCATTGTATGTTCGAGCGCCTGGTGAGGGTCCTCATCCTACTGTGGTTTATTGTAACGGTTTGGACAGCTGTAAAGAGATGTTGTATTGGTCAAACTTGCCGCAAGCCTTGGCCAAACGCGGCATATCGACCCTTTGTGTTGATCAGCCGGGCACTGGTGAAACCTTGCGTACATATGGACTGCCTGCGGTACCCAATAGCGAAGTTTGGGCATCAAAAGCAGTGGACTGGCTAGAGCAGCAAGACGATGTTGACACCGCTCGTATCGGAATGACAGGTATCTCCCTCGGTGGCCATTTTGCCCCGCGTGCCGTTGCTTTTGAACCTAGATTCGCCGCTGGCGCCGTGTGGGGAGCTAACCACAACTGGGCAGAAGTACAGCAAAAACGTCTAAAACGCGAGGGAGAAAACCCCGTTCCGCATTATTGGGCACATGTCATGTGGGTATTTGGCGCAACCGATATGGACGATTTTTTTGCTAAAGCGGAAGGTATGAACCTGAATGGCGTGATGGAAAAAATACAGGTTCCTTTCCTCGTGACGCATGGTGAAAAAGATCGCCAGATTAGCCTTGATTACGCTCATCAAAGTTACGATCAGCTGATCAACTCACCCCATCGTGAATTTAAAATCTTTACCGAACGCGAAGGCGGCGTCGAGCATGTTGGCGCCGACAATATGAGTTTTGGCTGCGATTATATTGCTGATTGGTTCGCGAAAACGTTAGGCGGCAAACGGGGGTAA
- the tnpB gene encoding IS66 family insertion sequence element accessory protein TnpB (TnpB, as the term is used for proteins encoded by IS66 family insertion elements, is considered an accessory protein, since TnpC, encoded by a neighboring gene, is a DDE family transposase.): MTRYFRPSVDMPKIYLYRQPVDFRKAAVGLAAIVEQELAQNPFDGALYAFTNRHRNKIKCLFWEDNGFVLYYKTLAEDKFRWPKKGDEVISLTGQQINWLLDGYDITAMKGHKKLHYESVF, translated from the coding sequence ATGACACGTTATTTTCGCCCGTCGGTCGACATGCCTAAGATCTATCTTTATCGTCAGCCAGTGGATTTTCGTAAAGCCGCTGTGGGGCTGGCAGCGATTGTGGAGCAGGAGTTGGCGCAGAATCCTTTTGATGGTGCTTTGTATGCGTTTACCAATCGGCACCGGAACAAAATTAAATGTTTATTTTGGGAGGACAATGGTTTTGTGCTGTATTACAAAACCCTTGCCGAGGACAAGTTTCGTTGGCCCAAAAAGGGTGACGAGGTGATCTCTCTTACTGGACAACAGATTAATTGGCTGCTGGATGGCTATGATATAACGGCGATGAAAGGCCATAAAAAATTGCATTATGAGTCTGTTTTTTAA
- a CDS encoding FAD-dependent oxidoreductase — protein sequence MTDIKNVSWEKGKRVAIIGAGPGGVSAALGLLRQGYDVRIFEKSAEPKPLGGAVLLSVPVLAVLRYYGVDLNNFGSFTVTEFRNHKGKLRAKLPFNKKVEESFGIKGWHYGMLRANAFEKMMNLLPEGTIVGNSDFDRYEESSDQVTVYFKNGEFVEADIVVGADGIRSGVSSQAFGEPDLFHVGLRVWLAWCNPIDGIPKQQGVISHSHKYQASFFPMMHNGKPGYEWWIVEPVKENEPHPKDPKAYITDILKGWFDPLPRFPEATDFDKQVFAWDIYNRPSMKKWSKGRVVCLGDAVHPVSPYAAYGMGMAIEDGYFLATFLGGVNLSDAAAVQEGFVGFEGERVDYVNHHVEFARELGKRFHHAPYPVAKVRDFVFDHTAVLQKLIAKDYLGDAEKMSLSMTELHV from the coding sequence ATGACTGACATTAAAAACGTATCTTGGGAAAAGGGTAAGCGAGTTGCGATTATCGGAGCGGGTCCTGGTGGGGTGTCGGCCGCTTTAGGTCTGTTGCGGCAGGGTTATGACGTACGCATTTTTGAAAAAAGTGCTGAGCCAAAGCCATTAGGCGGTGCTGTCTTGTTGAGCGTGCCTGTATTGGCAGTATTGCGCTATTACGGTGTCGATTTGAATAATTTTGGTTCTTTTACCGTGACGGAATTTCGTAACCATAAAGGCAAGCTTAGGGCAAAATTACCTTTTAATAAGAAGGTAGAGGAGTCATTCGGCATTAAGGGTTGGCATTATGGAATGTTGCGGGCCAATGCCTTCGAAAAAATGATGAATCTGTTGCCCGAAGGCACCATTGTAGGGAATTCTGATTTCGATCGTTATGAAGAAAGTAGTGATCAAGTCACGGTATATTTTAAAAATGGGGAATTTGTAGAGGCTGATATCGTGGTGGGAGCGGATGGGATTCGATCTGGAGTCTCTAGTCAGGCTTTTGGTGAGCCGGACCTATTTCATGTTGGTTTAAGGGTTTGGTTAGCTTGGTGTAATCCAATAGACGGGATTCCTAAGCAGCAGGGAGTTATCTCGCATTCTCATAAGTATCAAGCCAGTTTTTTTCCAATGATGCATAACGGGAAACCGGGTTATGAGTGGTGGATCGTTGAGCCTGTCAAAGAAAATGAACCGCATCCCAAGGATCCAAAAGCCTACATTACTGATATTTTAAAGGGATGGTTTGATCCTTTACCGCGCTTTCCAGAAGCAACAGATTTCGATAAACAAGTATTTGCTTGGGATATATACAATCGACCTTCAATGAAAAAATGGAGTAAGGGACGAGTCGTTTGTTTAGGTGATGCCGTGCATCCGGTATCTCCTTATGCGGCTTATGGCATGGGCATGGCGATTGAGGACGGTTATTTTTTAGCGACGTTCCTTGGTGGCGTTAATTTAAGCGATGCTGCTGCAGTACAAGAAGGTTTTGTGGGGTTTGAGGGTGAACGTGTTGACTATGTTAACCATCATGTTGAATTTGCAAGAGAGCTAGGGAAACGCTTTCATCATGCGCCTTACCCAGTGGCTAAAGTCCGTGATTTTGTCTTTGACCATACAGCAGTGCTGCAAAAATTAATTGCGAAAGACTATCTTGGCGATGCCGAAAAAATGAGCTTATCTATGACAGAGTTACATGTCTGA
- a CDS encoding arylsulfatase translates to MINRFYDRGASTLLKFQIPHLRLGLVAVSLLSTSVAIQAEAVPSSSERPNILLIMADDLGYSDLSAFGSEINTPNIDGLATQGRILTNFHTAAVCSPTRASLMTGVDHHLAGIGNMGEVVGLNIIQNKPTNAPWGKSNTYDFDSIPEGYRGHLSEKTAAMPELLSDAGYHTYMVGKWHLAYDIKAPDKDHRAFYRINKSALPYARGFDKSFTLVNGGASHFAPSTPPTPLDMVMYADNDRLMPAEALPTDFFSTTFYTDKLIEYIDSNHDDGKPFFAYAAYTAPHWPLQAPEADIAVHKGRYDEGYGAIMARRIERMKSLGIVPDNAAPAVEIGGDKAWQALTPEERKKEAKTMELYAAMVTNLDHHVGRLVSHLKQIGEYDNTVIMFMSDNGAEGASAFAPPIPGTKVDNAYDNMGKPGSVVAYGAKWAEVSTSAFSYFKGFTGAEGGTASPLIVKLNGQEVAKPMSAARLQVTDVLPTLLDMAGAALPGDTFKGKSIHVPQGVSFLPALKNDGEVFRVHPKGTVFVDELMGASYVVRDNWKLTQQNPLAEKRSLTKDVPFRLYDLSTDRSESIDVAVQHPEIVAELKAELLKYFSKNSVVEHATSYTGR, encoded by the coding sequence ATGATTAATCGCTTTTATGATAGAGGTGCTAGCACCTTGTTGAAATTCCAAATTCCTCATTTACGTCTTGGCCTTGTTGCCGTTTCTTTGTTAAGCACGTCGGTTGCTATTCAAGCTGAAGCCGTCCCTTCCAGTTCAGAGCGCCCGAATATATTATTGATTATGGCGGATGATTTAGGTTATTCAGACTTGAGTGCTTTTGGCAGTGAAATCAATACTCCCAATATTGACGGTTTAGCAACACAAGGACGAATACTGACGAATTTTCATACGGCTGCTGTGTGTTCGCCTACTCGTGCAAGTTTGATGACAGGGGTTGATCATCATCTAGCGGGCATCGGCAATATGGGCGAAGTGGTTGGACTTAATATTATTCAAAATAAGCCGACTAATGCGCCATGGGGAAAATCCAATACTTACGATTTTGACAGTATTCCAGAAGGTTATCGTGGGCATTTAAGTGAGAAGACAGCAGCGATGCCAGAGCTGTTATCTGATGCCGGATATCACACCTACATGGTCGGTAAGTGGCATTTGGCGTATGACATAAAAGCGCCTGATAAAGACCACAGAGCTTTTTATCGAATTAATAAATCAGCTTTGCCATATGCGAGAGGCTTCGATAAATCTTTTACCTTGGTAAATGGTGGGGCTTCTCACTTCGCTCCTTCGACGCCACCCACACCACTCGACATGGTTATGTATGCTGACAATGATCGTTTGATGCCAGCAGAGGCGTTGCCGACAGACTTCTTTTCTACCACGTTTTATACGGATAAGTTGATCGAATACATTGATTCAAACCATGATGATGGTAAACCTTTCTTTGCTTATGCGGCCTATACCGCTCCCCACTGGCCACTGCAAGCTCCAGAAGCCGACATCGCTGTTCATAAAGGGCGTTATGATGAGGGTTATGGTGCCATTATGGCGCGCCGTATTGAGCGCATGAAGTCGCTTGGTATCGTCCCTGATAATGCTGCACCAGCGGTTGAAATAGGCGGTGATAAAGCTTGGCAGGCGTTGACCCCAGAAGAGCGTAAAAAAGAAGCGAAAACGATGGAGCTTTATGCGGCCATGGTGACTAACCTAGATCATCATGTGGGGCGTTTGGTTTCTCATTTGAAACAGATTGGCGAATACGACAATACTGTTATCATGTTTATGTCAGATAATGGTGCGGAAGGGGCTAGCGCGTTTGCGCCACCAATTCCGGGTACGAAAGTTGATAATGCCTACGATAATATGGGCAAACCGGGTTCAGTTGTTGCCTATGGTGCTAAATGGGCGGAAGTCAGTACGTCTGCGTTCAGTTATTTTAAAGGTTTCACGGGGGCGGAAGGTGGTACCGCATCGCCTTTGATTGTTAAGTTGAATGGCCAAGAGGTGGCGAAGCCAATGTCGGCAGCTCGTCTTCAGGTGACTGATGTACTTCCAACATTGCTAGACATGGCTGGCGCTGCCCTACCAGGCGATACGTTTAAAGGTAAGTCTATTCACGTTCCTCAGGGGGTGTCATTTTTACCAGCATTGAAAAATGATGGTGAGGTGTTTCGAGTACACCCTAAAGGTACCGTTTTTGTTGATGAGTTGATGGGGGCGAGCTACGTTGTTCGTGACAATTGGAAATTAACACAGCAAAATCCGCTAGCTGAAAAGCGTTCGCTTACAAAAGATGTCCCTTTTCGTTTATATGATTTGTCAACAGATCGCAGTGAATCCATCGACGTTGCTGTGCAACACCCAGAAATAGTGGCTGAGCTAAAGGCGGAGCTGCTTAAATACTTCTCTAAAAATAGCGTAGTGGAACACGCGACTTCTTATACAGGAAGATAG
- the glnE gene encoding bifunctional [glutamate--ammonia ligase]-adenylyl-L-tyrosine phosphorylase/[glutamate--ammonia-ligase] adenylyltransferase has protein sequence MTPPNLNPSYPDFCAQSTTRFLLLEQVQEARERHSLAELNTEQIAVLEPLWILSHYLHQQFIRFPHWLDDVWGLDTLPERPSKEALLAGEVFFSHAASACLQAPLEALDEASFIKRLRLYRQWWMVRLIALDIQQKLSLTALTSRLSGLADACVNASLQWSEQHYLGLYGRALDSEGLPQSMIVIGMGKLGGNELNLSSDIDLIFAFREHGDTQGGKKSLSHQEYFTKLGQKLIQHLDQVTADGFVFRVDMRLRPFGQSGALVLNMDSLENYYQDQGRDWERYAMIKARVMSGNALDVREFEALRKPFVYRKYLDFGAIGALRDLKQMIAKEVRRKGIEHNIKLGEGGIREVEFIAQALQILHGGRDQGLQTPALLKVLPYLAQHDYLPVEEMDQLREAYLLLRRTEHALQAVNDEQTQLLPEDDNARLRIALIVGFSSWQALEERLWQVRKNVHRAFVALIDDGEENSEEVKNQDMWRLLIKHPEDTDAILDAIESIAWQDQDASVKRISQRLSSRTVVFMQPIGQERLAIFLAALMAKLEDEANPDLVLERVFPILEAVLRRTAYLVLLCENQTALTHLIRLCRESVWFTEAISTTPALLDELLDANTLFLPPDKAMLVEELQQILLRLPENDEEAQMDAMRRFRLSIILRIAACDITEILPVMKVSDHLTWLAEVLLEQVLQQSWQYLTKKHGFPVSQGEVAYTPQLAIIGYGKSGGWELGYDSDLDLVFVHDAQATGSTDGERSLDNLTFYTRLGQRLIHMITSFTAAGRLYEVDMRLRPSGNSGLLVSSLESFRDYQQKEAWVWEHQALTRSRGLAGEPTLLARFEACRKEIIASVRDRAVLKAEVIKMREKMRGHLDTGGKEKGFDLKQGAGGIIDIEFMVQYLVLAWSYKYPELMRFSDNVRQLEAAAAVALLDADQAGKMTDTYTLYRSLTHRLSLQQQGRVVQNDALVENQSLISQYWERFVKDERL, from the coding sequence TTGACGCCCCCGAATTTAAACCCAAGCTACCCTGATTTTTGTGCGCAATCGACCACTCGCTTTTTGTTGCTAGAACAAGTGCAAGAAGCCAGAGAAAGACACTCTCTTGCGGAATTAAACACAGAGCAGATCGCCGTTTTGGAACCATTGTGGATACTCAGTCATTATCTGCATCAACAATTTATCCGCTTTCCTCATTGGCTAGACGATGTATGGGGGCTGGATACGCTGCCTGAACGCCCTTCGAAAGAAGCGCTCTTGGCGGGTGAGGTGTTTTTTTCTCATGCCGCGAGTGCGTGCCTTCAAGCCCCTCTGGAAGCCCTAGATGAAGCCAGTTTTATTAAGCGTTTGCGTCTGTATCGTCAGTGGTGGATGGTGCGGCTGATTGCCTTAGATATTCAGCAGAAGCTTTCTTTGACGGCGTTAACGTCTCGCTTGAGTGGTCTGGCCGATGCCTGTGTGAATGCCAGCTTACAATGGTCTGAGCAACATTATTTAGGCTTGTATGGACGAGCTTTAGACAGCGAGGGTTTGCCGCAATCCATGATAGTGATTGGCATGGGGAAACTTGGTGGTAACGAGTTAAATTTGTCTTCTGACATTGATTTGATTTTTGCATTTCGCGAGCACGGTGATACCCAAGGTGGAAAGAAAAGCCTGTCTCACCAAGAGTACTTTACCAAACTGGGTCAAAAGTTGATCCAGCACCTAGATCAGGTCACGGCCGATGGTTTTGTGTTTCGCGTCGACATGCGCTTGCGACCGTTTGGACAGTCAGGTGCCTTGGTGTTAAACATGGATTCGCTCGAAAACTATTATCAAGATCAAGGGCGAGATTGGGAACGATACGCCATGATAAAAGCCCGAGTGATGTCTGGGAACGCCTTGGATGTTCGAGAGTTTGAAGCGTTGCGTAAACCTTTTGTGTATCGAAAATACTTAGACTTTGGCGCCATAGGTGCATTGCGTGACCTCAAGCAAATGATCGCCAAGGAAGTGCGTCGTAAAGGCATAGAGCACAATATTAAACTGGGCGAAGGTGGCATTCGTGAAGTGGAGTTTATCGCGCAAGCGTTGCAGATTTTGCATGGCGGTCGGGACCAAGGCTTGCAAACCCCAGCCTTATTGAAAGTGCTGCCTTATCTTGCTCAGCATGACTACTTGCCGGTCGAAGAAATGGATCAATTACGTGAGGCGTATTTACTTTTGCGTCGCACCGAGCATGCATTACAAGCGGTGAATGACGAGCAAACCCAACTGCTACCCGAAGACGATAACGCGCGCCTACGCATTGCCTTGATCGTTGGATTTTCGTCTTGGCAGGCTTTAGAAGAACGCCTATGGCAAGTGCGTAAAAATGTTCATCGTGCGTTTGTGGCGTTAATTGATGACGGGGAAGAGAACAGCGAAGAAGTAAAAAACCAAGACATGTGGCGCTTATTAATTAAGCACCCAGAAGATACAGACGCCATATTAGATGCGATTGAAAGCATTGCTTGGCAGGACCAAGACGCCAGTGTAAAGCGCATTTCACAGCGTCTTAGTTCTCGCACCGTGGTGTTTATGCAGCCAATTGGGCAAGAGCGTTTGGCGATATTTTTGGCGGCATTGATGGCCAAATTAGAAGACGAAGCGAATCCTGATTTAGTCTTAGAGCGCGTTTTTCCGATTTTAGAAGCGGTATTGCGCCGTACCGCGTATTTGGTTTTATTGTGTGAAAACCAAACGGCACTGACGCACCTTATTCGTTTATGCCGAGAAAGCGTGTGGTTTACCGAGGCGATTTCGACGACGCCGGCGTTGTTGGATGAGTTGTTGGATGCCAACACACTGTTTTTGCCACCCGATAAAGCGATGTTAGTGGAAGAGCTTCAGCAAATCTTGTTACGTTTACCAGAAAACGACGAAGAGGCTCAGATGGACGCCATGCGGCGTTTTAGACTCTCTATTATTTTGCGTATAGCGGCGTGTGACATCACTGAAATTTTGCCTGTGATGAAGGTCAGCGATCATTTAACTTGGCTGGCCGAAGTACTGTTAGAGCAAGTGTTGCAGCAGTCTTGGCAGTATTTGACTAAGAAGCATGGCTTTCCCGTGAGTCAAGGTGAGGTGGCTTATACCCCGCAATTGGCGATTATTGGTTATGGCAAATCCGGTGGTTGGGAATTGGGTTATGACTCAGACTTGGACTTGGTATTTGTCCACGACGCCCAAGCGACGGGCAGTACCGATGGCGAGCGCAGTCTTGATAATTTAACCTTTTACACTCGCCTAGGTCAGCGTTTAATCCACATGATTACCAGCTTCACCGCAGCAGGTCGTTTGTATGAAGTCGATATGCGCCTAAGACCCTCGGGCAACTCTGGCTTATTAGTCTCAAGCTTAGAGTCTTTTAGGGATTATCAGCAGAAAGAGGCTTGGGTATGGGAACATCAAGCGCTAACGCGCTCCCGCGGGTTGGCTGGCGAGCCAACCTTACTGGCCAGATTTGAAGCGTGTCGTAAGGAGATCATTGCGTCGGTGCGAGACCGAGCAGTGCTGAAAGCGGAAGTCATCAAAATGCGCGAAAAAATGCGTGGGCATCTGGATACTGGCGGCAAAGAAAAAGGCTTCGATCTAAAACAGGGCGCTGGTGGTATTATTGATATTGAGTTTATGGTGCAGTATTTGGTGCTTGCCTGGTCTTATAAATACCCAGAGTTAATGCGTTTTTCAGACAATGTACGCCAACTAGAAGCCGCGGCGGCAGTGGCGTTACTGGACGCAGATCAAGCTGGAAAAATGACCGATACCTATACCTTGTACCGTTCGTTGACGCATCGTCTTAGCTTACAGCAGCAAGGCCGCGTGGTTCAAAACGACGCCTTGGTCGAAAACCAGAGCTTGATAAGCCAGTATTGGGAACGCTTTGTTAAGGATGAGCGCCTCTAA
- a CDS encoding anaerobic sulfatase maturase, whose amino-acid sequence MDRINNFGVMAKPSSSVCNIDCTYCFYLEKEHLYPDRKKQWRMDNTTLENYIREQIQSQQGEVIDFVWQGGEPTLLGVDFFRQVIVFQEQYRGYKTVTNALQTNATLLDKEWALFFKEHHFLIGVSIDGDRISNDTYRLSRKGKSTFDETLNGLALLKKHKVDFNTLTVVNAENVKRPLNVYAFLKRIGSRYIQFIPLVERKAIVPDSHGLTLIQPTFAGESNLAQWSVPAKAYGKFLNTIFDHWIQNDLGDVFVMNFEQTMSQLVGRPGACVFSETCGNGLVMESNGDVYSCDHYVYPEHKLGNVNEASLIDLVNLPQNLKFGQDKLSNISVNCHQCEVRSVCHGGCPKHRFEPSDDGVLNRNYLCDGFKSHFSHVIPKMSETIGMLSHQLPMKKVKQEIKRRFYS is encoded by the coding sequence ATGGATCGAATAAACAACTTTGGTGTCATGGCTAAGCCGAGCAGCTCGGTCTGCAATATCGACTGTACTTACTGTTTCTATCTGGAGAAAGAACATCTTTATCCAGATAGAAAAAAACAGTGGCGTATGGACAATACCACGCTAGAAAATTACATACGTGAGCAAATTCAGTCTCAGCAAGGTGAGGTCATTGATTTTGTTTGGCAAGGAGGTGAGCCCACGTTATTAGGAGTGGACTTCTTTCGCCAAGTCATAGTGTTTCAAGAGCAGTATCGCGGTTATAAAACGGTGACTAATGCTTTGCAAACTAATGCGACTTTGCTTGATAAGGAGTGGGCTTTATTTTTCAAAGAACACCATTTTTTAATTGGTGTCTCCATTGATGGTGATCGAATTAGCAACGACACTTATCGTTTATCCCGCAAAGGCAAAAGCACCTTTGATGAAACGCTGAACGGCCTTGCGTTACTCAAAAAACACAAGGTGGACTTTAATACGTTAACAGTAGTGAATGCAGAGAACGTAAAGCGGCCATTAAATGTTTATGCGTTTCTAAAACGTATTGGCAGTCGATATATACAGTTCATCCCCTTAGTTGAGCGTAAAGCCATTGTCCCAGATAGTCATGGCTTAACTTTGATTCAACCGACATTTGCTGGCGAATCCAATCTTGCACAATGGTCTGTCCCAGCTAAAGCGTATGGCAAGTTTTTGAATACGATTTTTGACCATTGGATTCAAAACGATTTGGGCGACGTTTTTGTTATGAATTTTGAGCAAACCATGAGTCAGCTTGTGGGCCGCCCAGGTGCTTGTGTGTTTAGTGAAACCTGCGGCAATGGATTAGTCATGGAGTCTAATGGGGATGTGTATTCCTGTGACCACTATGTTTACCCAGAACATAAACTAGGCAATGTAAATGAAGCATCGTTAATTGATCTAGTAAATCTGCCGCAAAATCTTAAATTTGGCCAGGATAAACTCAGTAATATCAGTGTTAATTGCCATCAATGTGAAGTGCGTTCTGTTTGTCACGGTGGCTGCCCAAAACATCGATTTGAGCCTTCTGATGATGGTGTGTTGAATCGTAATTATCTGTGTGATGGTTTTAAATCTCACTTTTCTCATGTCATACCAAAAATGTCAGAAACCATCGGCATGTTAAGTCACCAGTTGCCAATGAAAAAAGTAAAGCAAGAGATAAAACGAAGGTTTTATTCATAG
- a CDS encoding AraC family transcriptional regulator: MDLLSSVLSSLKVESTSISRWTMSAPWGVDVNNFNLGYCLSVVSGQCWVQIRDSSSTKSPATIQLQTGDSVIAPRGANLAILSGPDSETILLDALPWHGDTFQGLSSSIQPSSAMQVNWGGGGPETQLLGVAFTFQNHQNNFLLSSFPEYFILKQRESNFLQLIHPAIQFFIDDNSPGYFAVATQFSELIIMGSLRAYILSNEISSVGVLKGMKNKSVAKVLTAIHQAPQHNWTLPELAVEANISRSVLSKRFPQCVGVPPIDYLNRWRIHLAAEKLINSKASLDFIIKSLGFETDRTFRRLFKQYKELSPSQYRKKFTRV; encoded by the coding sequence ATGGACTTACTGAGTAGCGTTTTATCTTCATTGAAAGTCGAATCGACTAGTATCTCACGCTGGACAATGTCTGCGCCTTGGGGAGTTGACGTGAACAACTTTAATCTAGGCTACTGTTTAAGCGTTGTGTCAGGCCAATGTTGGGTACAAATAAGAGACAGCTCATCAACCAAATCCCCTGCCACCATTCAACTGCAAACAGGCGACTCAGTCATTGCCCCTAGAGGTGCAAACCTTGCAATTTTGTCCGGTCCTGATAGTGAAACAATCCTCCTTGATGCACTACCATGGCACGGCGATACATTTCAAGGATTGAGCTCATCGATACAACCCTCTTCCGCAATGCAAGTTAACTGGGGTGGTGGTGGTCCTGAAACCCAATTACTTGGAGTAGCTTTTACTTTCCAGAATCACCAAAATAATTTTTTGTTATCATCTTTTCCTGAATATTTTATTTTAAAACAACGTGAATCTAATTTTTTACAGCTGATTCATCCAGCGATTCAGTTTTTTATTGATGACAACAGTCCAGGTTATTTTGCGGTGGCAACTCAATTTTCAGAACTCATTATAATGGGTTCACTAAGAGCCTACATATTATCAAATGAGATTAGTTCAGTAGGCGTTCTCAAGGGTATGAAAAACAAATCGGTTGCAAAAGTTTTAACAGCCATCCACCAAGCCCCTCAACATAATTGGACGCTTCCAGAGCTGGCTGTAGAGGCAAATATATCCCGCTCAGTGTTATCTAAGCGATTTCCACAGTGTGTTGGCGTCCCTCCTATAGACTACCTAAACCGTTGGCGTATTCACCTCGCTGCAGAAAAATTGATCAATAGCAAAGCATCACTCGACTTCATTATAAAATCATTAGGGTTCGAAACAGATAGAACATTCCGACGCCTATTTAAACAGTATAAAGAGCTATCCCCTTCACAATACCGGAAAAAATTCACTCGCGTATAA
- the tnpA gene encoding IS66 family insertion sequence element accessory protein TnpA, translated as MNTFSDPQSRADFWRAQVTAAEAAAMSSARFCKENDLNYSQFMYWRQKCQTPSAPISEDKSSSFIKVEPSLGQLGSGLSVSLPNGMQIHGIDSTNVTLVRQLLEWAL; from the coding sequence ATGAATACTTTTTCGGATCCTCAATCCCGTGCTGACTTTTGGCGGGCGCAAGTCACAGCTGCTGAGGCAGCGGCCATGTCCAGTGCTCGGTTCTGCAAAGAAAACGATCTCAATTATTCTCAATTCATGTATTGGCGGCAGAAATGTCAGACACCATCAGCCCCAATATCGGAGGACAAGTCGTCCAGTTTTATCAAAGTGGAACCTTCATTGGGCCAGTTAGGGTCAGGCTTGTCGGTGTCTTTGCCAAATGGCATGCAAATCCACGGTATTGATTCGACCAATGTGACCTTGGTTCGTCAGTTGTTGGAGTGGGCGTTATGA